A genomic region of Papaver somniferum cultivar HN1 chromosome 7, ASM357369v1, whole genome shotgun sequence contains the following coding sequences:
- the LOC113293385 gene encoding uncharacterized protein LOC113293385, with product MIQSLKLLEHRIESVEPMVHQLLKTIGAPPENHTVVGLESAGPSKDGYYRNDESNVEDCGLGPTCKDGDSRNDESNVEDCGLESAGPNKDGDSRNDESKEDETIDEILTDKVEEEDGRPIDMNHTGDSFDASALNEKNDSDGVKADVQGPRPDTAHIRQDEPVEVIQKDKGGDIDVETEKEDMLKNKVSSEEEDVDTETSHIRRDDPVEELIKDKDLSVEENADAHNLRDDPVEDKGLSEQENVDVEIEMEEMLKDTGLSEEEGTDTGVVMDSIPEKVT from the exons ATGATTCAGTCGTTAAAGTTACTCGAACACAGAATCGAGTCGGTGGAACCGATGGTCCACCAATTACTGAAAACAATT GGTGCTCCTCCGGAGAATCATACAGTCGTTGGTTTGGAAAGTGCTGGACCTAGCAAGGACGGCTATTATCGCAATGATGAGTCCAATGTAGAGGATTGTGGTTTAGGACCTACCTGCAAGGACGGCGATTCTCGCAATGATGAGTCCAATGTAGAGGATTGTGGTTTGGAAAGTGCTGGACCTAACAAGGACGGCGATTCTCGCAATGATGAGTCCAAGGAAGATGAGACAATTGACGAAATACTTACAGACAAAGTTGAGGAAGAGGATGGTAGACCAATTGACATGAATCATACAGGTGATAGTTTTGACGCTAGTGCACTCAACGAGAAGAATGACTCTGACGGAGTAAAGGCGGACGTACAGGGTCCTAGACCAGATACTGCCCACATCCGTCAAGATGAGCCGGTAGAAGTGATCCAAAAAGACAAAGGTGGGGATATTGATGTTGAAACTGAGAAGGAAGACATGCTTAAAAACAAAGTTTCATCTGAGGAAGAGGATGTTGATACAGAAACTTCCCACATCCGTCGAGATGATCCTGTGGAAGAGCTTATTAAGGACAAAGATTTATCTGTGGAAGAGAATGCTGATGCCCACAACCTTCGAGATGATCCGGTGGAAGACAAAGGTTTATCTGAGCAAGAGAATGTTGATGTGGAAATTGAGATGGAAGAGATGCTTAAAGACACGGGTTTATCTGAGGAAGAGGGTACTGATACAGGAGTTGTCATGGATAGTATACCTGAAAAGGTCACATAG